The sequence TATCTCCCTGGAAGACATCTGTTTAAGGTCTCTAGGTGGCTCCAACATACAGTACGCTCTATTTCCTTCGCACTGCGACCTTCTTGCAGAAGTCGCCTTAGTGCCTTGCAATAGAGCGGATAGCCAGCTTCGAGTTCCCCTATGGTCAGCTTCGCCGCAGGCATGATAAGTCTCTGTTAGAGACTTAATTTAGACAATCATCGGGCCACATAGCAAAGTGGCTTTTATGAAAGTGGGTTTTGCTCAATTTTAAAATAAAGAATCGGATTGAAATCCCAAGATTTTTTAGCTTGAACTAACTAGGTTCTTTCAGCGGTTGCAGTAGGTCTACATGATTTTCATCAGGCTTTTTGTTTTTTGACGTCGATTTGTGAAATGAACTTGTGATTTTTGGGACCTCAACCCTCCTTTGTCCCTAAATATGCGATGCAATCAATTTCTATGCGCGCGCCTTTCGGGAGAGCAGCTACTTGAACGCAAGCTCTTGCTGGGCTTGTACCTTCTGTAAAGGCTTCTGCATAAATTGCGTTAACAGCTTCGAAATCATTTAGATCAATTAGATAGATTGTTGTTCTTACCACTTGAGATGGAGTTGAACCAGCGGCACGTAAAACAGCCTTTAAATTGCTCAACACTTGATGAGTTTCAGCCTTGATATCTCCTTCTCCTACAAGGAGACCACTCGAATGGTCTAATGGGATTTGTCCTGAACAGTAAAGCCACCCATTTGCTAAAACTGCTTGGCTATAAGGCCCTACAGGGGCTGGTGCTGAATTTGTGTAGATGGCCTTTGAAGTAAAAGAATTCATGGCGGTTCAAATGAGCTATTGCAAGAAAGATGTTACTTTTAATAGCCTATAACTTAAATGAAGAGAATTTCTCTTGAAGGTTCTATCTTTAGCTTCATTTAAAGACTTTGAGATTGATTTGAAACTAGAAGTAAAATAAAGCTATTTTTAACACCGTTCTTTTTCTATTAGCCTCTCCAGCTATCCTTTTTGAGGCGTAAATTGGCAAATTCTTCTATATTTTTTGCACGAATAAATAGATTTATTTTGCGTTCTTCTTCTAGACTACTTGGAAGACTTAACAACCCTTTACTCCTTCTTTTTTCTACCTCAATTAGTCTGGAATTGATCGACTTATCATTAGGCTTGATTGTTAATGCCCACCGAAGGTTTGACTCTGTGTATTCATGTGCGCAATAAACCTTAGT comes from Prochlorococcus sp. MIT 1307 and encodes:
- a CDS encoding DUF3136 domain-containing protein, producing MPAAKLTIGELEAGYPLYCKALRRLLQEGRSAKEIERTVCWSHLETLNRCLPGRYKAPSYLMVLIKRDLEQPKDERGSSL
- a CDS encoding RidA family protein, with amino-acid sequence MNSFTSKAIYTNSAPAPVGPYSQAVLANGWLYCSGQIPLDHSSGLLVGEGDIKAETHQVLSNLKAVLRAAGSTPSQVVRTTIYLIDLNDFEAVNAIYAEAFTEGTSPARACVQVAALPKGARIEIDCIAYLGTKEG